A DNA window from Mucilaginibacter xinganensis contains the following coding sequences:
- a CDS encoding ABC1 kinase family protein, producing MTDNTPKEQNSIPTSKVQRSAKFVKTGFKIGGNYIKHYSKKLFNPEMDKSELNEDNASDIYESLSELKGSALKVAQMLSMDKNLLPQAYTDKFSQSQYNAPPLSGPLIVQTFRKYFGKTPDKIYDKFNVRSSNAASIGQVHQAELNGKTLAVKIQYPGVGDSISSDLKLVKPFAFRMLGMSEKELDIYMREVEERLLEETDYELEVRRSIEFSTACAGLANVVFPQYYPELSSKRIITMDWLEGKHLREFLQTNPSQELRNTIGQALWDFYNFQQHELRAVHADPHPGNFMITPENKLGVIDFGCIKEMPEDFYYPFFSLTSTSLMDNREETIKAFRQLEMIHANDTPAQIEFYYKMYRHMIGLFAKPYITDHFDFSQTDFFDELYGFGEKISKMPEFKQARGVKHFIYVNRTNFGLYNILHELKAEVKTDTYKPHVVEQFA from the coding sequence ATGACTGACAACACACCGAAAGAACAAAACAGTATCCCCACCAGCAAAGTACAGCGTTCGGCCAAGTTTGTAAAAACCGGCTTTAAAATTGGTGGTAACTATATCAAGCATTATTCAAAAAAACTGTTTAATCCCGAAATGGATAAGAGTGAACTGAACGAAGATAATGCATCTGATATTTACGAATCATTAAGCGAGCTGAAAGGCAGCGCCCTAAAGGTGGCCCAAATGCTCAGCATGGACAAAAACCTGTTACCCCAGGCTTACACCGATAAATTTTCACAATCGCAGTACAACGCGCCCCCCCTTTCGGGCCCGCTTATTGTGCAAACCTTCAGGAAATATTTCGGCAAAACGCCGGATAAGATCTATGATAAGTTCAACGTGCGATCATCAAATGCGGCATCAATAGGCCAGGTTCACCAGGCTGAACTGAACGGCAAAACACTGGCAGTTAAGATCCAGTATCCCGGCGTGGGCGATTCCATTTCATCTGACCTTAAACTGGTAAAACCTTTTGCATTCCGGATGCTGGGCATGAGTGAAAAGGAACTGGATATTTATATGCGCGAAGTTGAAGAACGGCTGCTGGAAGAAACGGATTACGAGTTGGAAGTACGCCGCTCCATCGAATTTTCAACTGCATGCGCCGGCCTTGCAAATGTAGTTTTCCCCCAATATTATCCAGAGCTTTCCAGCAAGCGCATCATTACTATGGATTGGCTGGAGGGTAAGCACCTCCGCGAGTTCCTGCAAACCAATCCATCGCAGGAGTTACGCAATACCATTGGCCAGGCCCTTTGGGATTTTTATAATTTTCAGCAACACGAGCTTCGCGCAGTACATGCCGACCCGCACCCCGGCAACTTCATGATCACTCCCGAAAACAAACTTGGTGTTATTGACTTTGGCTGCATTAAAGAAATGCCCGAAGACTTTTATTATCCCTTCTTTTCACTCACCTCCACCAGTTTGATGGATAACCGGGAAGAAACCATTAAAGCATTCAGACAGCTGGAGATGATCCACGCCAATGACACCCCTGCTCAAATTGAATTCTATTACAAAATGTACAGGCATATGATCGGTTTGTTTGCCAAGCCCTATATAACAGATCATTTTGACTTTAGTCAAACGGATTTTTTTGATGAACTATATGGCTTTGGCGAAAAGATTTCAAAGATGCCCGAGTTTAAACAGGCACGCGGCGTTAAGCATTTTATTTATGTAAACCGAACCAATTTTGGGTTATACAACATATTGCATGAGCTGAAAGCCGAAGTTAAAACGGATACTTATAAACCGCACGTTGTGGAGCAGTTTGCTTAA
- a CDS encoding FKBP-type peptidyl-prolyl cis-trans isomerase, producing MNRILLFFLFLCVCFAGCSKTNDVPAQIRAQLAIDDKLIADYLQTNGLSSKATVIDSAGVSTGIRYIIDTLGSGNDLYTSSTQITVGYNAILLTTGKVVVSTDQFHPSYILGQTIRGWQFGVPKVKKGGTITLYLPSHYAYGPFAQPTLGLPANALLIFKIKVYDITN from the coding sequence ATGAACAGAATACTGTTATTTTTTTTGTTTTTATGTGTTTGTTTTGCCGGTTGTTCAAAAACGAACGATGTGCCTGCGCAAATTAGGGCCCAGCTTGCAATTGATGATAAGCTGATAGCCGATTACTTGCAAACTAACGGACTTAGTTCAAAGGCAACGGTTATTGATTCGGCAGGGGTTTCAACGGGGATCCGTTATATAATTGATACGCTTGGCTCAGGTAACGACCTTTACACAAGCTCAACACAAATTACGGTGGGATATAACGCAATATTGTTAACCACGGGTAAAGTGGTTGTATCAACAGATCAGTTTCATCCCTCGTATATATTGGGGCAAACCATAAGGGGATGGCAGTTTGGGGTGCCCAAGGTAAAAAAAGGTGGTACCATTACCCTCTATTTGCCGTCGCACTATGCCTACGGGCCGTTTGCGCAGCCAACATTAGGGTTGCCGGCAAATGCATTGCTTATTTTTAAAATAAAAGTTTACGATATAACCAACTAA
- a CDS encoding Dabb family protein has protein sequence MLLKNTFVHHVHFWLKDKADKQLLIDGLNTLLPIPHIREIHIGVPAETFRSVVDRSYDVSLLLLFDSPEAQEAYQVDPTHVLFADNWAKPLCSKVVVSDSVNI, from the coding sequence ATGCTTCTCAAAAACACCTTTGTTCACCACGTACATTTCTGGCTTAAAGACAAAGCCGATAAACAACTATTAATTGACGGGTTAAACACGTTGCTGCCTATACCCCATATCCGCGAGATCCATATCGGTGTGCCTGCGGAGACTTTTCGTTCGGTAGTTGACCGCTCTTACGACGTTTCGCTGCTGCTTTTATTTGACAGCCCCGAAGCGCAGGAAGCCTACCAGGTGGACCCAACCCACGTCCTATTTGCCGACAATTGGGCAAAACCACTTTGCAGCAAAGTTGTTGTTTCGGATAGTGTGAATATCTAG
- a CDS encoding leucine-rich repeat domain-containing protein, producing the protein MKILTFFSFLILVTNAVYSRDKYFYPTYVYEGYIEINPGHKVPIYLNLLIAKNLSVNGLYYYKAENGSLSLSGTINSDNTITLAEKTNTGKITGNFAGWIAADKDIISGNWTSTDNKTYPFIAKHKANHSYWGYIRRFEKLLDFKDFKSAIKDPSKVEKLYIYDKGIKSLPSGFSKFNNVISVCLMADKFNNFPVALTRLRNVEEISLASNQVNEITSKISRLQNLRLLYVDFNKLTKLPKEIGALHNLLYLDLSSNKITSVPDEIKNLYQLQELHLENNPIDETEKYRIRKLLPNCVIYF; encoded by the coding sequence ATGAAAATTTTAACTTTTTTTTCATTTCTCATTCTGGTTACCAACGCCGTTTACTCGCGGGATAAATATTTTTACCCCACTTACGTTTATGAAGGCTATATCGAAATTAATCCCGGCCATAAAGTGCCCATCTACCTAAACCTCCTTATAGCTAAAAATTTGTCGGTTAATGGATTATATTATTACAAAGCAGAGAATGGATCATTAAGTTTGAGCGGGACAATCAATTCAGATAACACTATTACCCTTGCCGAAAAAACGAATACTGGCAAAATTACCGGAAATTTTGCAGGTTGGATTGCCGCTGACAAGGATATAATTTCAGGAAACTGGACTTCTACTGATAACAAAACTTACCCTTTTATTGCTAAACACAAGGCTAACCACTCCTATTGGGGCTATATCCGAAGATTTGAAAAGCTACTAGATTTCAAAGATTTTAAATCCGCCATTAAAGACCCGTCAAAAGTTGAAAAACTATATATTTATGATAAAGGGATAAAATCATTGCCATCAGGGTTTTCAAAGTTTAATAATGTCATATCCGTTTGTCTAATGGCAGACAAGTTCAACAATTTTCCGGTGGCCTTGACCAGGCTGCGGAACGTTGAGGAAATATCCCTGGCATCTAATCAGGTAAATGAAATTACCTCTAAGATTAGTCGGTTGCAAAACCTTCGCTTATTATATGTAGATTTTAATAAACTAACTAAACTTCCGAAAGAAATAGGCGCACTTCATAATCTGCTTTATCTTGATCTGAGCAGTAATAAAATCACCTCGGTCCCTGATGAAATTAAAAATCTTTATCAACTGCAGGAATTACATTTAGAAAACAATCCTATTGACGAGACAGAAAAATACCGGATAAGAAAATTATTGCCAAATTGCGTCATCTATTTTTAA
- a CDS encoding SDR family oxidoreductase, with the protein MKILLAGANGYIGTRLIPVLLEQGHNVVCLVRDKRRFHENSDYSDHVTLLTGDLLEPESIEPFPDDIDATYYLVHSMTGTRDKEFPELEAASAGNFIKSLNKTNCRQIIYLSGITNDDNLSKHLKSRRNVEFILLEGNAALTVLRASIIIGSGSSSFEIIRDLTEKLPVMTVPRWVNTKCQPIAIRDVLAYLQSVLLNEKAFNRTFDIGGPDILTFRQLMLTYAEVRNLKRYIITLPFLSPKISSYWLYFVTSTSYTLAQSLVDSMKNETIVKDHAIDEIAPRKCLTYKEALELAFVKIEQNSIASSWKDALNRGYLKPGFMDQFKVPQNGTLEYKVKTPFKRDVQEVLNNLWAIGGKRGWYYWNWIWNLRGFLDKVAGGVGSRRGRTSNINISPGDAIDFWRVLLADKLNKRLLLYAEMKLPGEAWLEFKIIERHGETFLSQIATFRPKGLWGRLYWALMFPFHIFIFKGMAEQITKFEEAV; encoded by the coding sequence ATGAAGATATTGCTCGCAGGTGCTAACGGTTATATTGGAACAAGGCTGATCCCGGTATTACTGGAACAGGGCCATAACGTGGTTTGCCTGGTACGCGACAAGCGCCGTTTTCATGAAAATAGTGATTACAGCGATCACGTTACCCTACTTACCGGCGATTTGCTGGAACCTGAAAGCATCGAGCCGTTTCCGGATGATATTGATGCAACCTATTACCTGGTGCATTCCATGACAGGCACCAGGGACAAAGAGTTTCCGGAATTGGAAGCCGCTTCAGCAGGTAACTTCATCAAGTCGCTCAACAAAACCAACTGCAGGCAAATAATATACTTAAGCGGTATCACCAATGACGATAACCTTTCGAAACATTTAAAATCGCGCAGAAACGTTGAATTTATTCTGCTGGAAGGCAACGCTGCTTTAACTGTGCTGAGGGCTTCAATTATTATAGGCTCAGGCAGTTCGTCTTTCGAAATTATCAGGGATCTTACCGAAAAATTACCGGTTATGACAGTACCACGCTGGGTAAACACCAAATGCCAGCCCATTGCCATTCGCGATGTACTGGCTTACCTGCAAAGTGTGCTGCTGAACGAAAAAGCTTTTAACCGCACGTTCGACATTGGCGGGCCCGATATCCTAACGTTCAGGCAGCTTATGCTCACCTACGCCGAAGTAAGAAATCTGAAAAGGTATATCATAACACTTCCGTTCCTGTCGCCCAAAATATCATCTTATTGGCTTTATTTTGTTACTTCAACCAGCTATACCCTGGCGCAAAGCCTTGTGGACAGCATGAAGAACGAAACCATTGTTAAAGACCACGCTATTGATGAAATAGCACCGCGTAAATGCCTCACCTATAAAGAAGCACTTGAACTTGCTTTTGTAAAAATCGAGCAAAACTCCATTGCCTCCAGCTGGAAAGATGCACTAAACCGGGGTTACCTCAAACCGGGCTTTATGGATCAGTTTAAAGTCCCTCAAAACGGCACACTTGAATACAAAGTAAAAACACCCTTTAAGCGCGACGTGCAGGAGGTTTTAAATAATTTGTGGGCTATTGGCGGCAAGCGTGGCTGGTATTATTGGAACTGGATCTGGAACCTGCGTGGTTTCCTGGATAAGGTGGCTGGCGGTGTAGGCTCCAGGAGGGGCCGAACCAGCAACATTAATATTTCGCCCGGCGATGCCATTGATTTTTGGCGGGTTTTACTGGCAGATAAACTGAACAAGCGCCTCCTGCTGTATGCTGAAATGAAATTACCCGGCGAAGCCTGGCTTGAATTTAAAATAATTGAGCGCCACGGCGAAACTTTTTTGAGCCAGATAGCCACCTTCAGACCCAAAGGCTTATGGGGCAGGTTGTATTGGGCGCTAATGTTCCCTTTCCATATTTTTATTTTTAAGGGGATGGCCGAGCAGATCACAAAATTTGAGGAAGCAGTGTAA
- a CDS encoding DUF6855 family protein, whose protein sequence is MKDKIGNKTSPTPLKTPPLSSDYTMHVDEKDGREVLVCTVGKTILHYDIRCLSDLHQMLKQHGDWMDLGGADEQKPAKAGTVEAWGRSENNPIGGWYGLKKGLRGRFGVYIPPLMEKLGLAEVTHEAKGNKMRAL, encoded by the coding sequence ATGAAAGATAAAATAGGAAACAAGACAAGCCCCACGCCGCTTAAAACCCCGCCACTGTCTTCTGATTATACCATGCACGTTGATGAAAAGGATGGCCGGGAAGTTTTAGTTTGCACTGTAGGTAAAACAATACTGCATTATGACATCCGCTGCCTTAGCGATCTTCACCAGATGCTTAAACAACACGGCGACTGGATGGACCTTGGCGGCGCTGATGAACAGAAACCTGCAAAAGCAGGAACCGTTGAAGCATGGGGACGATCAGAAAACAACCCTATTGGGGGCTGGTACGGATTAAAGAAGGGGCTGCGTGGCCGCTTTGGCGTATATATCCCGCCATTGATGGAAAAACTTGGCCTTGCAGAAGTTACCCATGAAGCCAAAGGGAATAAAATGAGGGCGCTATAG
- a CDS encoding cryptochrome/photolyase family protein, whose translation MDKQTPVSIFWFRRDLRLDDNAGLYYALKSGDPVLPVFIFDPAILDQLKDKDDARVTFIHETVTAIDAELREQGSGLLVLFDKPENAWKKLVEEYKIAAVYTNHDYEPYAKVRDEAIAAQLEKHGIAFNTYKDQVIFERDEVIKDDGKPYTVYTPYMRKWYQKLTPFYLKAYPNKKYLKNFYQTKALYLPSLKQMGFEISGLEFPKIHYKELIAHYAEKRDFPAIKGTTHIGLHLRFGTVSIRELAAAVNSFTEKTWLNELVWREFYMMILYHFPHTADHAFRPEYDRIKWENNEKQFEAWCKGETGYPLVDAGMRELNTTGYMHNRVRMVVASFLSKHLLIDWRWGERYFARKLLDYEMASNVGGWQWSAGSGTDAAPYFRIFNPESQLKKFDAKLEYVKKWVPEYADFSKYPKPIIDHAFARDRCLAAFKEALAK comes from the coding sequence ATGGATAAACAAACCCCGGTTTCAATATTCTGGTTCAGGCGCGATCTTCGCCTTGATGATAATGCTGGCTTATATTACGCCCTCAAAAGCGGCGACCCGGTCTTACCTGTTTTTATTTTTGACCCCGCGATCCTGGACCAATTGAAAGATAAAGATGATGCCCGGGTAACCTTTATCCACGAAACCGTTACGGCTATTGACGCAGAACTGAGAGAACAAGGCAGCGGCTTGCTGGTATTATTTGATAAACCTGAAAACGCATGGAAAAAGCTGGTTGAAGAATACAAAATTGCCGCCGTTTATACCAATCACGACTATGAGCCTTATGCTAAAGTAAGGGATGAAGCCATAGCAGCACAGCTGGAAAAACATGGCATCGCCTTCAACACCTATAAGGACCAGGTAATTTTTGAGCGGGATGAGGTAATTAAGGACGATGGTAAGCCTTATACCGTTTACACCCCTTATATGCGCAAGTGGTATCAAAAACTCACCCCGTTTTACTTAAAAGCGTATCCAAATAAAAAGTACCTAAAAAACTTTTACCAAACCAAAGCGCTTTATCTCCCGTCGTTAAAACAGATGGGCTTTGAAATAAGCGGACTGGAGTTTCCAAAAATACACTACAAAGAACTGATTGCGCATTACGCCGAAAAAAGGGACTTCCCGGCCATAAAAGGCACCACGCATATAGGCCTGCATTTAAGATTTGGTACAGTAAGCATCCGCGAACTGGCAGCTGCCGTAAACTCATTTACTGAAAAAACATGGCTGAACGAACTGGTATGGCGCGAGTTTTACATGATGATCTTATATCATTTTCCGCACACCGCCGATCATGCTTTCAGACCGGAGTATGACCGGATAAAATGGGAAAATAACGAAAAGCAATTTGAAGCCTGGTGCAAAGGCGAAACAGGGTACCCGCTGGTGGACGCCGGAATGCGCGAATTGAATACAACCGGATATATGCATAACCGCGTACGCATGGTGGTGGCCAGTTTTTTAAGCAAACACCTGCTGATCGACTGGCGCTGGGGCGAGCGTTATTTTGCGCGCAAACTGCTGGATTATGAAATGGCAAGCAATGTAGGCGGCTGGCAATGGTCTGCCGGATCCGGCACCGACGCAGCGCCATACTTTAGGATCTTCAACCCTGAATCGCAGCTTAAAAAATTTGATGCAAAACTTGAATACGTAAAAAAATGGGTTCCGGAATATGCTGACTTCAGCAAGTATCCAAAACCCATTATTGACCACGCTTTTGCCCGCGACCGTTGTTTAGCGGCTTTTAAAGAAGCCCTCGCAAAATAG
- a CDS encoding TIGR01777 family oxidoreductase: MNSKSILLTGGTGLIGHNLTKQLLAKGYRVSHLSRKPGNDPQVTTYLWNVDKSEIDERCVADADLVVHLAGAGIADGRWTDERKKQIIDSRTKSIGLVYQLLKTKKHHVNAVVSASAIGYYSDRGDELMTEESAPNTDFMGKCCIEWEDAVDEGLQLGLRIVKFRTGVVLDNGGALKQMEVPVKLYVGSPLGSGRQWVPWIHWQDVVDIYLLAIENEKFEGIYNMVAPNPVTNKQLTQAIAKQLHKPLWAPNVPAFVLKLLMGEMSTIVLGSTKVSAQKIEDAGFKFKYPEIGLALKEIYG; the protein is encoded by the coding sequence ATGAACTCAAAAAGCATTCTCCTTACCGGCGGCACAGGGCTTATCGGTCACAACCTTACTAAACAATTACTGGCAAAGGGTTACCGCGTAAGCCATTTAAGCCGTAAACCGGGTAACGATCCGCAGGTAACAACCTATTTATGGAATGTTGACAAGAGCGAAATAGACGAACGTTGTGTCGCTGATGCCGATCTGGTAGTTCATTTGGCCGGGGCTGGCATTGCCGACGGGCGGTGGACAGACGAGCGAAAAAAACAGATCATCGACAGCCGGACCAAGTCCATCGGCCTGGTATATCAATTACTTAAAACCAAAAAACACCATGTTAACGCAGTGGTGTCGGCCTCTGCCATTGGTTATTATAGTGATCGCGGCGATGAATTAATGACGGAGGAGAGTGCCCCCAATACCGATTTTATGGGTAAATGCTGCATTGAGTGGGAAGATGCCGTTGATGAAGGCCTGCAATTGGGCCTGCGAATAGTAAAATTCAGAACCGGCGTGGTGCTGGACAACGGTGGTGCCTTAAAACAAATGGAGGTGCCTGTTAAGCTTTACGTTGGTTCGCCGCTGGGCAGCGGCAGGCAATGGGTGCCCTGGATCCATTGGCAGGATGTTGTGGACATATACCTGCTTGCCATTGAAAATGAAAAATTTGAAGGAATATATAACATGGTAGCCCCTAACCCTGTTACCAATAAACAACTTACACAGGCCATTGCAAAACAGTTGCATAAACCCTTATGGGCGCCAAATGTGCCTGCATTTGTTTTAAAACTACTGATGGGCGAAATGAGCACTATTGTGTTAGGCAGCACTAAAGTATCGGCACAAAAAATTGAGGATGCGGGCTTTAAATTTAAATACCCTGAAATTGGCCTCGCTTTGAAAGAAATTTATGGATAA
- a CDS encoding FKBP-type peptidyl-prolyl cis-trans isomerase, translating into MRQKIFTLLLISAIGLVSCRKDKIEQNIKQYDDSQIQSYISANGLTGMKRDTSGGDTTGTYYKIILPGNIQPNETKLTPVDYPDQVALVFTLRSMDGKYVSSDTISNHIDDYLGHLTSDGLPYGLELAIKNIVKYKGASARLLIPSHLAYGVNGYGSGSSSNANTKIAGNQSLDYYVHIIDNFKTYDDQVIKNNWDISTYTRKESVLLPGNFYYYKILTPGTGTSVITSASSFTSTYTGALLNGTVFDGSNNGDNVATLTVSSLVQGVQEALEQNIVAGTKISMIIPSTLGYGNGSAGTIPINSVLRFTFVIGTVTP; encoded by the coding sequence ATGAGACAAAAAATTTTTACCCTTCTTTTAATTTCTGCAATAGGTTTAGTATCATGCCGGAAAGATAAAATTGAGCAGAATATTAAACAATATGATGACAGCCAGATCCAGAGTTACATTAGCGCAAACGGGTTAACCGGGATGAAAAGGGATACTTCGGGCGGCGATACCACAGGGACCTACTATAAAATAATATTACCGGGCAATATTCAGCCTAACGAAACCAAGCTTACCCCGGTTGATTATCCTGACCAGGTAGCGCTTGTGTTCACCCTGCGTTCAATGGATGGCAAATACGTATCAAGCGATACCATTTCAAACCATATTGACGACTACCTTGGGCACCTTACATCTGACGGGTTGCCATACGGATTAGAACTGGCCATTAAGAATATTGTGAAATATAAAGGTGCAAGTGCGCGCCTTCTTATTCCATCGCACCTGGCTTATGGTGTTAACGGTTACGGTTCAGGAAGTTCTTCAAATGCAAATACTAAAATTGCCGGTAACCAGAGCCTTGATTACTATGTGCACATTATTGACAATTTTAAAACTTATGATGATCAGGTAATTAAAAATAATTGGGACATCTCAACCTACACCAGGAAAGAAAGTGTATTATTACCGGGTAATTTTTATTACTACAAGATATTAACCCCAGGAACAGGCACCAGTGTAATTACATCAGCGAGTTCTTTTACATCTACCTACACAGGGGCATTACTTAATGGAACTGTATTTGATGGCTCTAATAATGGAGATAATGTAGCAACATTAACTGTATCATCATTGGTACAGGGGGTTCAGGAAGCATTGGAACAAAATATTGTAGCAGGTACAAAAATTTCGATGATCATACCGTCAACCTTAGGTTATGGCAACGGTTCGGCCGGTACAATACCTATTAATAGTGTGCTGAGGTTTACCTTTGTAATTGGTACCGTAACGCCATAA
- a CDS encoding HAD family hydrolase, with product MAATNNTFAAIFDMDGTLVDNTPYHFKSWQALFKKHGKGELSRHTYYTEISGVPIMETLKVLFPDKDEAGLKSLLKEKESLYRELYAPYLVPVNGLENFLTALKNSGIKIAMATSATVEDIDFILNAVPIRDDFDEIVNSSMVDKPKPDPQIFLKAAEKLNREPVNCVVFEDSLAGIKAANAAGMKVVAITTGLAADELHPVDLVINDYSELTVQKLALLFKKDQND from the coding sequence TTGGCAGCAACTAATAACACCTTTGCTGCCATATTTGATATGGACGGCACTCTTGTTGACAATACGCCTTACCATTTTAAATCGTGGCAGGCGCTTTTTAAAAAACACGGTAAAGGCGAATTAAGCAGGCATACTTATTACACCGAAATAAGCGGCGTCCCCATTATGGAAACCTTAAAGGTACTGTTCCCTGATAAGGACGAAGCAGGTTTAAAAAGTTTACTAAAAGAAAAAGAGTCCCTTTACCGCGAGTTATATGCGCCATATTTAGTACCCGTAAATGGCCTGGAGAATTTTTTAACGGCGCTGAAAAACAGCGGTATAAAAATAGCCATGGCGACATCAGCAACGGTTGAGGATATCGACTTTATACTAAATGCAGTACCCATCCGGGATGATTTTGATGAGATCGTAAATTCATCAATGGTTGACAAACCAAAGCCTGACCCTCAAATATTTTTAAAAGCCGCTGAAAAACTAAACCGTGAGCCGGTTAATTGCGTAGTTTTTGAAGATTCATTAGCCGGCATTAAAGCCGCAAACGCGGCAGGCATGAAAGTTGTCGCGATTACTACAGGACTTGCGGCAGATGAACTACATCCGGTTGACCTGGTAATTAATGATTACTCAGAACTAACCGTACAAAAGCTTGCCCTGCTATTTAAGAAAGATCAAAATGACTGA